Part of the Sporosarcina sp. FSL K6-2383 genome is shown below.
GATGCAATGAAAGCGGAGAATTTCAGTACATCTCAATATGAAGATTTACACTATATGTACGAGATGGTTATGAAACGAGAGACCGTAACACCAAACGAAATGCAGGCTATCGTCGCAGAGCTCGGTGCAATGAGACAATAGTATTCATTCAAAGAATTAGTATAAAAAAAAGATTCACCGTAGGAAACTCCTACGGTGAATCTTTTTTTATGATAGACGATTATTTATTCAAATGCCGAACCATCTTTCAGAACAAGTGGTTGAATAAGCACTTCTACCCTACGGTTCTGATCTCGTCCCTCTGCTGTATCATTCGATGCAATTGGCAAGTTATCGCCATATGCCTTCGTACTAAAGAGCAGTGGATCAATATTTTCATTGCCTACAAGTATTTCTAAAAAGTTCACTGCACGTATCGCACTTAGTTCCCAGTTCGATTGAAATTCAGCATTATACATCGGAACATTATCCGTGTGTCCCCCAACGACAATTTGGCGTGGCGGGTCAAAGATAAGCAATTCGGTAAGATCTCCGGCAATCGATTTATATTCTTCTCGGATTGTAGCCTTACCTGGACTAAAGAGAATACTATCTCTAATTGTAATGAGTAGCCCTTCTTCTGTCAGCCTTGTTTCAAATTGATTTTCCAACTCATTCACCGCGATATACTCATCCAGGCTTTCCTGAATTTCACCTAGTGATCTTTGATCTTCTAAATAAGATGAGTTTTCTGTATTTGCACCCATAGATTCTTTTGGTACCGGGACAGGTGTAGGCGCTGCGTTTTCCATCATACCGTGTCCACCATCAAATATTTGATTAAAAACCGATGAAATCTGATTGAATTTCGATTCGTCTATTGTACTGGATGCAAATAGTACGACGAAAAGCGCGAAAAGAAGAGTCAGAAGGTCGGCATATGGCAACAGCCATGATTCATCAACATGATGAGCTTCTTTTTTCTTCTTACGTCTCCTCGGCAAACTGGCTCGCCTCCTTCTTACTCTCTTCATTTTTAGCGGCTAGTTTGCGTCGTTCTTCAACAGATAGATAAGATGATAGTTTCTGCTCAATCACACGTGGTGCTTCCCCCTCAAGCACAGAGAGAATCCCTTCAATCATCATCATTTTCTGGCGAACTTCCTCGGCCGATTTACGCTTCAACTTATTAGCAAATGGATGCCATAGAACGTATCCGGTAAAAATACCAAGTAATGTAGCGACAAATGCCGCAGAAATAGCTGTTCCTAATACATCGATGTCATTTAGGTTTTTCAGCGCCGCGATAAGTCCAACTACCGCCCCTAGAACTCCAAGTGTCGGCGCGTATGTACCTGCCTGTGAGAAAATAAGAGCTCCAGCCGCATGACGATCTTCCATCGCATCTACTTCTTCACTTAGGACGTCACGAATATAATCAGCATTTTGTCCGTCAATCGCTAAACCTAGACCATTTTTCAAAAATGGGTCTTCGATATTGTCCGTTTTGGCCTCAAGTGATAATAGCCCTTCACGTCGCGCAACATCAGCCCAGCTAGAAAACATGCGAATAATATCAGAATCAGACGCCAGTTTTTTTTCCTTAAAGATGATGCCGAAAAGTTTTGGTACGCGCTTAATCTCATTCATTGGGAAAGCGATAACAACAGATGCAATTGTCCCGAAAACGATAATGAGAATAGCCGCTACGTTCAGCAAGCTATCCGGTGTAACACCCTTTAGTATCATCCCAACAAATAAAGCGACAAACCCAATTATAAGCCCAAAAACCGTCGTTAAATCCATATTATTGAACCTCCAAAAATTCCATTCTTCTTCTTATTTCGGCATCTTTCTCAAGTTCTTTAGGATGACTGACAGAATAAATGTAAGAAATTTAACTTTACTTAGGAATGTGTCACACTTCGACAAATAATTTCAACGTTGCAGGTCAGCTAGGTATCTTGGTATTATTAGAAGTGATAAGGAAGGGAGTAATTATTCATGTCAACTTTTGAACAACAATTGTCTCGCTACGCTGAGCTTGCGGTCAATGTAGGGGTCAATATTCAACCAAACCAATATTTATATATCACGGCTTCAATTGACGCGGTACAATTCGTTCGTGTCATTACTGAAAAAGCATATGAAGCAGGGGCACGCCAAGTTTTTGTAGACTGGGTGGATGACGTTGTTTCTCGTTTACGTTATGAAAAAGCACCTGCTGATTCTTTTGCTGAATTCCCTGAGTGGAAAGTGATGGAACGCGAGCAACTTGCAGAAAAAGGCGCAGCCTTCATGAGCATCGTTTCGCAAAGTCCAGATCTTTTAAAAGGTATCGAAGCTTCACGCATCGCAGATTTCCAAAAAGCTGCTGGACAAGCACTCGATAAGTACCGTCAATATGTCCAGTCTGACAAAATTAGCTGGACAGTAATTGCAGCACCATCCGATGCGTGGGCAGCAAAAGTATTCCCCGAACTTCCAGCAGGTGAACAAGTGGATGCGCTATGGAACGCGATTTTCAAAGCAGTCCGTGCAGACCAAGACAATCCTGTTCAAGCATGGGTGGAACATGACAACAACTTACATGCAAAAGTGGATTATTTGAATAATAAACGCTTCCGTAAATTACATTACACAGCACCAGGCACTGATTTAACGGTCGAATTACCTGAAGGTCACTTATGGTGTGGTGCAGGTAGCGTCAACGAAAAAGGACATACTTTCATGGCAAATATGCCTACAGAGGAAGTTTTCACTGTTCCGTTGAAAACGGGTGTTAATGGCTATGTATCTAGTACAAAACCATTAAGCTATGGCGGCAACATTATTGATAACTTCAAAATCACATTTAAAAATGGCCGTGTCACTGAGGTAACAGCTGAGCAAGGTGAAGAAGTATTAAAGCGTTTGATTGACACGGATGAAGGTGCAAAACATCTAGGTGAAGTTGCACTCGTTCCACACGCTTCTCCTATCTCACAATCCGAACTTCTGTTTTACAATACTTTGTTCGACGAAAATGCATCAAATCACTTTGCGCTTGGAAGTGCTTATGCATTTTGTATTGAGGGCGGTAAGAAAATGTCTCGTGAAGAGCTTGTTCAGCATGGCTTGAACCAAAGTATTACACATGTTGACTTCATGGTTGGTTCTGAAGAAATGGATATTGATGGTGTATTCGATGATGGAACTACGGAGCCTGTATTCCGTTCTGGGAATTGGGGATTCTAAAAACTTCACAATTAATTCATCATCTATTTTAATTTACCACTTAAAAAATAGACTCTTATACTGTATAATGAAAGTTGAGGCTAACTATCATTACAGAGAGGGGTCTTATACATGGGCTTAATGTTCACAACAGTTATCGGTTTCATGGTCTGTCTTGGTATTTCAGCATTATTTATAATGAGAAGTCTCCAAACAGCTTTTATTGCTGCCGATTCATCAACGATTGATCCAAAACCAGAAAATAAATTTTAAGAGTTGCCGTCCGGCAACTCTTTTCTTTTTACATATACAGCTGTATTATAAAACTAATCGAAACCATTGGAGGTTACTATGACTATTCTCTCTACGATTTTGGAGTTCAATGAAACATTCGTCACTGAAAAAAAATATGAAGAATATGCAACAACCAAGTTTCCTGACAAGCGTATTGTTATTTTAACTTGCATGGATACACGGCTGACTGAATTGTTACCTAAAGCGATGAACTTAAAAAATGGTGATGCCAAGATTATTAAAAGTGCTGGCGCGATTGTTAATCATCCTTTTGGCGGGATTATGCGGAGTTTACTTGTAGCGATTTACGATTTACAAGCAGATGAAGTATTCATTGTTGCGCATCATGATTGTGGGATGAGCTCTATCGACACAAATCAAATTATCGACAAAATGGTCGATCGTGGGATTGATAAAAACCTTTTCAAAACCTTACAATATTCGGGTATTGACATGAAAGACTGGCTTCATGGCTTTAGCGATGTGACAGAAAGTGTCAGAATGAGTGTGGATATCGTTCGAAACCACCCCTTGATGGATACAACAGTACCTGTTCACGGGCTTGTTGCTCATCCTGACACAGGGAAACTTGATATAATTGTCGATGGCTACGCTTTTGCTGCACAAAACTAATCGACTTATTTCCCGGGAAATATACAAATGCGGAAGTACTCCGCCTAAACGAGACAAGAGCTAGTACCTTTTCACAGGTACCAGCTCTTGATTTTCATTGCCCATTTCCGCAAAATACTCTTACCCCTTCAAAAATCATCCTCTACTATTGCATACATATAATGATCTTCCCAAACACCATTTATATATAGCAATTTCCGCATGAGTCCTTCTTGGAGATAGCCCGCCTTTTCCAAAACCTTCATAGATCCGATATTACGTGGTGAAACAAATGCCTCAACTCGATGCAAGGCTAACTTCCCAAATGCAAAATTTGTAACGAGACTAACCGCCTCTGTCCCTATCCCTCGCCCTATTTCTCGCTCATCAATAGAATAGCCGACGAAACCACTTGAAAAAGGCAGTCTTTTAATACTGTAAAGAGAGATATGCCCAACTAGCCTGCTCGTATCTGAATCAAATATACCGAAGTTGTATTCTCTTCTATCCCGCATTTGATAAATCGACTCTCTAATTTTCTCTTTTTGAACAGCGACAGTAAAATAGCTTGCTTCGTGACGGGGTTCAAAAACAGACCAATAGTCTTTATTAGCACTTAGTAATTCAGTGAATAGTTTTGCATCTTCCTCTGTTAATATTCGTAAATAGCACGTTTTCCCTTCAAGCAAAATCACTACCCACTCACCCTTTTGCTGTTCTAAATTTTCGTAAAAAAGCTCCTTATAGTATAACATGAAACGAAGGCATGCGAAATTAATCAATTACACGACTGGGAATACCCGGAAATCCTACTGATTGAAATTAATTTGTGACGGAAACTTCACACTTTCCTTCGCAGGTTCTACCTTTCCTATGTATACTATTCAATAGGAGGATTTTAATATGTATAGAATTATGATCATGACCCTTTCGCTCATTGCCATCGTCCTTGTCAATGTAGCAGCAAATAGTATACCTTTGAACGGCAGTACAACAGTAGCCATCGCAAGTAGGTTACCCGTTCTTTTCATGCCCGCGGGATATGTCTTCGCATTGTCGGCTATTATTTATATGCTACTTGCCTTTTGGCTATACGGCTTTAAACACAACAACGCTACCGTTAGCCAATCACTACAAAACGGTCGAGCTATCCTGTTTACGATTAGCTGTCTGTTTAATATTGTCTGGCTCCTGCTGTGGCATTACGGTTTCTTTAATTGGACAATTGTTTTCATGGCTTTGTTACTCGCTACA
Proteins encoded:
- a CDS encoding DUF1128 domain-containing protein; its protein translation is MDLSQPTPENVMYMIEQIKEKLRMVNVDAMKAENFSTSQYEDLHYMYEMVMKRETVTPNEMQAIVAELGAMRQ
- a CDS encoding aminopeptidase — protein: MSTFEQQLSRYAELAVNVGVNIQPNQYLYITASIDAVQFVRVITEKAYEAGARQVFVDWVDDVVSRLRYEKAPADSFAEFPEWKVMEREQLAEKGAAFMSIVSQSPDLLKGIEASRIADFQKAAGQALDKYRQYVQSDKISWTVIAAPSDAWAAKVFPELPAGEQVDALWNAIFKAVRADQDNPVQAWVEHDNNLHAKVDYLNNKRFRKLHYTAPGTDLTVELPEGHLWCGAGSVNEKGHTFMANMPTEEVFTVPLKTGVNGYVSSTKPLSYGGNIIDNFKITFKNGRVTEVTAEQGEEVLKRLIDTDEGAKHLGEVALVPHASPISQSELLFYNTLFDENASNHFALGSAYAFCIEGGKKMSREELVQHGLNQSITHVDFMVGSEEMDIDGVFDDGTTEPVFRSGNWGF
- the motB gene encoding flagellar motor protein MotB is translated as MPRRRKKKKEAHHVDESWLLPYADLLTLLFALFVVLFASSTIDESKFNQISSVFNQIFDGGHGMMENAAPTPVPVPKESMGANTENSSYLEDQRSLGEIQESLDEYIAVNELENQFETRLTEEGLLITIRDSILFSPGKATIREEYKSIAGDLTELLIFDPPRQIVVGGHTDNVPMYNAEFQSNWELSAIRAVNFLEILVGNENIDPLLFSTKAYGDNLPIASNDTAEGRDQNRRVEVLIQPLVLKDGSAFE
- a CDS encoding GNAT family protein, which gives rise to MILLEGKTCYLRILTEEDAKLFTELLSANKDYWSVFEPRHEASYFTVAVQKEKIRESIYQMRDRREYNFGIFDSDTSRLVGHISLYSIKRLPFSSGFVGYSIDEREIGRGIGTEAVSLVTNFAFGKLALHRVEAFVSPRNIGSMKVLEKAGYLQEGLMRKLLYINGVWEDHYMYAIVEDDF
- a CDS encoding carbonic anhydrase; this translates as MTILSTILEFNETFVTEKKYEEYATTKFPDKRIVILTCMDTRLTELLPKAMNLKNGDAKIIKSAGAIVNHPFGGIMRSLLVAIYDLQADEVFIVAHHDCGMSSIDTNQIIDKMVDRGIDKNLFKTLQYSGIDMKDWLHGFSDVTESVRMSVDIVRNHPLMDTTVPVHGLVAHPDTGKLDIIVDGYAFAAQN
- the motA gene encoding flagellar motor stator protein MotA, whose translation is MDLTTVFGLIIGFVALFVGMILKGVTPDSLLNVAAILIIVFGTIASVVIAFPMNEIKRVPKLFGIIFKEKKLASDSDIIRMFSSWADVARREGLLSLEAKTDNIEDPFLKNGLGLAIDGQNADYIRDVLSEEVDAMEDRHAAGALIFSQAGTYAPTLGVLGAVVGLIAALKNLNDIDVLGTAISAAFVATLLGIFTGYVLWHPFANKLKRKSAEEVRQKMMMIEGILSVLEGEAPRVIEQKLSSYLSVEERRKLAAKNEESKKEASQFAEET